One Algoriphagus sp. Y33 genomic window, CTCCGAGGATTCCTGCCATTGCTTCATAGGTCTGACGAATCAGGCTGGTGTTTTTATCCATAAGGGATTTGCTCCAAACACCGGTGGAAGCGATTATGTACACGTTTTCCACGTCTATTTGCACACCATAATTACCTGCTAACTCTACGATCAGCTTACGCAAAGCTTTCACTTTCGCAATTTCTGCGAAATGTGAATCGCCTATAGCGGTATGGAAAGCCATATTTTCAAACATTTGACGAGCTGAGATGCCTTTCTTTGATAACTTATCTATCAGTTCAATGACTTCTCCCAGACCGTAGGTCAGTTCTTGGATTCCGGTTGCACCTGCATTCGTATAGCGGGATAAGTCAATAGTCAGCGGATAGAACTCTCTAAACTCCCTAAAGTCATTTATTGCCTGTGCTGCCAGATCAATTCCAGAATTGAAATTTTCTCCACTTCCAAATAACTCATCGCAGGGGTTCCAATGAATGGCCCCCCTCAGCATAGTAGGCTTCAAATTCAGAGATCCTATCCATTCTTGAATCAATTGGATAAACAAAGCCGTGTCTGCCGTAGGAGAGAAAATTGTTGTGATATATTCTGTGTGAACTCCTTTGAGAATCCTATTTAGATTTTGGGTTCCTTCCAGATGCAGGATAAGTCCATCTGCTCCATTTTTAAGCGCGTTCAGAATTTCCTCGTTTGAGGACTTTTCATTTTTAGGGTAAAAAGAAACCAAATTAGTCCATATTCTGGATGACATTCCAGGGATTTTCGGGGCAGGATGAAATTTATATTCCGGCGCAAGATCCTTTATGTCTTCTGAAGTATAGAATGGCTGAATTTTGATTTTCTCCCAAAG contains:
- a CDS encoding methylmalonyl-CoA mutase family protein — encoded protein: MTNQDFYTFTPTGKNDWIDQVKQDLKGKDFDNTLTSTLWEKIKIQPFYTSEDIKDLAPEYKFHPAPKIPGMSSRIWTNLVSFYPKNEKSSNEEILNALKNGADGLILHLEGTQNLNRILKGVHTEYITTIFSPTADTALFIQLIQEWIGSLNLKPTMLRGAIHWNPCDELFGSGENFNSGIDLAAQAINDFREFREFYPLTIDLSRYTNAGATGIQELTYGLGEVIELIDKLSKKGISARQMFENMAFHTAIGDSHFAEIAKVKALRKLIVELAGNYGVQIDVENVYIIASTGVWSKSLMDKNTSLIRQTYEAMAGILGGANSLWVNPAEGKNASLLEKRIARNVSSILKEESYLDKIMDPAAGSYYLEVLQAEIEKAVTSGLQELEEHGGWLKSFEDRTLHAEIRKSREAAQKKVLSGSAIKVGTNKYLTKDKLENQLPFEPLTEKDFELLPSRMTYFVEQNNLNNL